The Chryseolinea soli nucleotide sequence GCTGGCGCAGTGTTCTGGTCAGACGTCATAACATAGCTCCGACTGGGTGTTGGCGTCCTGAAAAAACGCGAAGTCCCCGAGGCGGGAGACTTCGCTGCGACGCCTGGCGCAAAGTGTTCCCACTTGTGCCCATCATAAAAAGAGTCTTCAGACTGCGGCCGATTTAGGCGTCCAAATTACTTTCATAAATTTCCCTGTTATGCTTCACATTATCCGTCCAAAGCTCAGGATCATGCGTCATAATATATTTCAACCCCAGTTCGCGTCCCCCGGGCAATAATTCTTTTCTAGCGCTCTCAATAGACTTTTTCAATTGAGCCAACGTCAGGTCCGTGCAATACGCCGGGCTTCCGGGCTGTTGTCTCCAGGAGTCTTGAAGCGATCCATAATCCAAAGCATCAAACCCACTATCGCCAACCAGAACAGATACCACGTCTTTGGATAGCTTATCGTCTCCGGAAACGGGAAGCGCCAAACGCGAAGGCGTGCCCTTGGGAAGACCGGAATGGACCAAAGAACGATACAGAATGCTGTTATAAGCCTTCACCACCGGCCGCTGAAGCTGATTCGACACCCAAACGCTCTCCGGCATTCCATCCTCGATGTCTTTAAGGATCCCGTCGCGGATGGGGTAATAGTTGCAAGTATCAACAAGGACCGTTCTTGTGGGAGCGTTTTTAAATAGCTGTTTTGGTAACTTCAGGATACCGATCAAAGGAATCGTAATAACGATCACATCGACATCGGTGACAACATCGGTCAACGTAACCGCTGAAGCTCTCGTTTCCAAAGCCAAACTCTTGAGCTTTTCAATTCCGCTGGCATTGGCCATCTTCACGCGGTGACCGGCCTTTGTGTATTGCCGTATCAAAGTTCCTCCCATCTCGCCGGCTCCGATCATTCCTATTTTCATAATATTCGATTCGTTGTAAATCTACAAGCAAATGTATTGTCTAAATATAACCAAGCCTGGGGTAAAATGGGCTTTATGCAGTTAAAATCGGGCAACGGGTTAAATAGGATGAAGCGATAAAATCTAAAACAAAGGCGCCAGCGAATGGGTTGTTCCGATGTCCTTTGTAATGTTTTCTAATTGTCGATAAGTTGCCCGGTAAAGAAAAACAGCCATGCTGATTCTCCTGACCCCGCATTCCGTCAACGTCGCGATAGACGACAACTGCGGCACGCCCACGACATTGACGGGAAGCGACGTAGAGGAAGTGATTTCCTTAATAAGGCTCGTGTCCGAAACGGCGGTAACGAAAAGTCCATCGGCTCCTGCATCCTCGTATAGCTTTGCTCTTCTCAACGTCGTTTCGAGTGGCGAAGGAAGTTTTAATAAAAAAACATCGGTTCTTGCATTGATAAAAAGTTTTTGATGGGTTTTCTCGAGGTAGTTCTTAATGCCGTTTAATTTTCTCAGATAAATTTCCTCCCCCTGCGAATCTTCCAGGTTTATTCCGGCAACGCCGATGTCAATGAGTTTTTGAATATGCTCGTTCAGGTCGTCTAAATTATCGGTGTATCCTCTCTCCAGGTCAACGGACATGGGGATGCTGGTACGGGATTTTATGCGCTGCAGCATATACAGTAATTCAGTGAACGGGATCTTTTCAC carries:
- a CDS encoding NADPH-dependent F420 reductase; this translates as MKIGMIGAGEMGGTLIRQYTKAGHRVKMANASGIEKLKSLALETRASAVTLTDVVTDVDVIVITIPLIGILKLPKQLFKNAPTRTVLVDTCNYYPIRDGILKDIEDGMPESVWVSNQLQRPVVKAYNSILYRSLVHSGLPKGTPSRLALPVSGDDKLSKDVVSVLVGDSGFDALDYGSLQDSWRQQPGSPAYCTDLTLAQLKKSIESARKELLPGGRELGLKYIMTHDPELWTDNVKHNREIYESNLDA
- a CDS encoding isocitrate lyase/PEP mutase family protein produces the protein MNGKDDTTSVTGNATAQINDYERFLDLHHGTKPLVIPNAWNAKSAQLIEKNGFDALATSSGAIADSLGYEDGEKIPFTELLYMLQRIKSRTSIPMSVDLERGYTDNLDDLNEHIQKLIDIGVAGINLEDSQGEEIYLRKLNGIKNYLEKTHQKLFINARTDVFLLKLPSPLETTLRRAKLYEDAGADGLFVTAVSDTSLIKEITSSTSLPVNVVGVPQLSSIATLTECGVRRISMAVFLYRATYRQLENITKDIGTTHSLAPLF